The Mesobacillus jeotgali genome window below encodes:
- a CDS encoding endonuclease, translated as MILSASEAYIHNIENKAYYDAELDAKMRDEYYCDAVFCPEELHSLLVRTHSSHLRYSPHDYVYPWVDLQENLQLKSLYSGQDLDPVEVIEEDLRILDTLRQGGFTATSDSLFNTEHVVPQSWFNGEEPMRGDLHHLFACEPACNSMRSNHPYHDFSSYEPELAASGIRSGCGMVEAGKFEPEYGKGIVARAVFYFALRYRDVIRLYDQMNFELLLKWHIEHPVTLYEKHRNAAIQELQGNRNPFIDFPDKARDMLGL; from the coding sequence ATGATCCTGTCAGCTAGTGAAGCTTACATTCATAACATTGAGAATAAAGCGTATTATGATGCTGAACTGGACGCGAAAATGCGTGATGAATATTATTGTGACGCTGTTTTCTGCCCAGAAGAGCTGCATTCGCTACTGGTCCGGACCCACTCCTCCCATTTAAGATATTCGCCGCATGACTATGTTTATCCATGGGTGGACTTGCAGGAGAACCTTCAACTGAAGAGCCTGTATTCCGGACAGGACCTTGATCCTGTTGAGGTGATTGAGGAAGATTTGCGAATTTTGGATACTTTGAGGCAAGGAGGCTTTACAGCCACTTCTGACTCTCTTTTTAATACCGAACATGTAGTGCCCCAATCCTGGTTTAATGGTGAGGAGCCAATGCGGGGCGACCTCCACCACTTGTTTGCCTGCGAACCAGCATGCAACAGCATGAGAAGCAATCACCCTTATCACGATTTCTCATCCTATGAACCTGAGCTAGCTGCTTCAGGCATAAGGTCTGGCTGTGGCATGGTGGAAGCAGGGAAATTCGAACCCGAATATGGGAAGGGTATTGTTGCGAGAGCTGTATTTTATTTCGCTTTAAGATATAGGGATGTCATCCGTCTTTATGATCAAATGAATTTCGAGCTTCTGCTGAAATGGCATATCGAACATCCTGTTACGCTATATGAAAAGCATCGGAATGCCGCAATCCAGGAGCTGCAGGGAAACCGAAACCCTTTTATTGATTTCCCGGACAAAGCTAGAGACATGCTCGGCTTATAG
- a CDS encoding S8 family peptidase, whose amino-acid sequence MEQGVRVIPYTVIAESEEIMEVPKGVELIQAPRLWNETKGKGMKVAVLDTGCETTHTDLKDRIIGGRNFTDDDRGNPDLYTDYNGHGTHVAGTIAAQENEAGVIGVAPEAGLLIVKVLNKAGSGKYEWIINGIYYAIEQEADIISMSLGGPADVPELHEAIQAAVKKNILVVCAAGNEGDGDDSTNEFAYPGAYNEVISVGAVNLERGSSDFTNSHNEIDVVAPGERITSTYLNGKYATLSGTSMAAPHVSGALALIKTYAKAHFERELTEPELYAQLVKRTVPLGNSPKLEGNGLVYLTVPEHLAEIFDQSFKTMVMDAI is encoded by the coding sequence ATGGAGCAAGGTGTTCGCGTTATCCCTTATACCGTGATTGCAGAATCTGAGGAAATCATGGAGGTGCCAAAAGGTGTTGAGCTGATTCAGGCACCCAGGCTTTGGAACGAGACAAAAGGAAAGGGAATGAAAGTTGCTGTATTGGATACAGGCTGTGAAACAACACACACTGATTTAAAAGACCGAATCATTGGCGGCAGGAATTTTACAGATGATGACCGAGGCAATCCTGATCTCTATACCGATTATAATGGTCATGGTACACATGTGGCTGGCACAATTGCCGCACAGGAAAATGAGGCAGGTGTCATCGGTGTTGCACCAGAGGCTGGCCTGCTGATTGTCAAAGTCTTGAACAAAGCCGGTTCAGGAAAATATGAATGGATTATCAATGGAATTTATTATGCTATTGAGCAGGAAGCCGATATTATCTCTATGTCGCTCGGCGGACCAGCTGACGTCCCCGAATTGCATGAGGCGATCCAAGCCGCTGTAAAAAAGAATATCCTTGTCGTCTGTGCCGCTGGCAATGAAGGTGATGGCGATGATTCTACCAATGAATTTGCCTACCCTGGTGCTTATAACGAAGTCATCAGTGTGGGGGCAGTGAACCTTGAACGAGGTTCATCCGATTTTACCAACTCACATAATGAAATAGATGTCGTGGCCCCAGGTGAGCGGATCACTTCAACTTATCTGAACGGAAAATATGCGACCTTGAGCGGTACTTCTATGGCTGCTCCGCACGTATCCGGCGCACTGGCTTTGATCAAGACATATGCCAAAGCCCACTTTGAACGAGAGCTGACAGAACCTGAGTTGTACGCACAGCTGGTCAAGCGGACGGTGCCACTCGGCAATTCGCCAAAGCTCGAAGGCAATGGACTCGTATACCTGACTGTTCCTGAGCACCTGGCAGAAATCTTTGACCAGAGCTTTAAAACGATGGTCATGGATGCGATATGA
- a CDS encoding YbaK family protein gives MNVVTTFVDKRKQKQVKYERAMLRELSINILQARVKQYFGSSRLTSNLIMNSGIEEACYDVAIEAYLLGAKFSRFGYFGEPLEAVKPRCEKEERHLIDTLYNFFLFWGKGEEGVGSEELYYLCEQYCDSWWREGFMKGEKKYKLRLH, from the coding sequence TTGAACGTCGTAACGACATTTGTAGATAAAAGAAAGCAAAAACAAGTGAAGTATGAGCGGGCGATGCTCCGTGAATTATCAATCAACATCCTGCAGGCCAGGGTGAAACAATATTTTGGCTCATCAAGGCTAACCTCGAACCTGATCATGAATTCAGGAATAGAAGAGGCTTGTTATGATGTAGCGATAGAAGCGTATTTACTCGGCGCCAAATTCAGCCGTTTTGGATATTTCGGAGAACCACTGGAGGCGGTTAAACCTCGCTGCGAAAAAGAAGAGCGTCATCTGATAGACACCTTGTATAACTTTTTCCTTTTTTGGGGGAAAGGGGAAGAGGGAGTTGGTTCAGAGGAGCTATATTACTTATGCGAGCAATATTGTGACAGCTGGTGGAGAGAAGGATTCATGAAGGGTGAAAAGAAATATAAGCTGAGGCTGCATTAA
- the cwlD gene encoding N-acetylmuramoyl-L-alanine amidase CwlD, translating into MLKKIKIGLFAAGLAVLFLILQYDFTENDSWESWNLPLSGKIIYLDPGHGGVDPGAGEDEPFEKDIALNVTLKLRDYLQQQGALVIMTRETDIDLADKGLKGYSKRKVQDLKRRLDLINESEADFFATIHLNAIPSSKWKGAQTFYSTNYKENKRAAKLIQDELRRNLENTDRDAKAANSIYLLKHTNKPGVLVEIGFLSNPQEAANLRDEAYQEEVAASIYEGMLRYFTDEQKFWEK; encoded by the coding sequence ATGCTGAAGAAAATAAAAATTGGATTATTCGCAGCCGGCCTTGCTGTGCTGTTCCTTATATTGCAGTATGATTTTACCGAAAATGATTCTTGGGAATCCTGGAACCTGCCGCTTTCGGGGAAGATCATCTATTTGGATCCAGGGCATGGCGGGGTCGATCCTGGAGCAGGTGAGGATGAACCCTTTGAAAAAGATATCGCACTTAATGTTACATTGAAGCTGCGGGATTACCTCCAGCAGCAGGGAGCCCTCGTCATCATGACGCGAGAAACAGATATCGACCTTGCGGATAAAGGACTCAAGGGCTATAGCAAGCGGAAGGTCCAGGATTTGAAAAGGCGACTCGATTTGATCAATGAATCGGAAGCCGATTTCTTTGCAACGATACACTTGAACGCAATACCTTCGTCTAAATGGAAAGGGGCTCAAACCTTCTACTCCACGAACTACAAAGAAAACAAGCGGGCCGCCAAACTGATCCAGGACGAATTACGCCGTAACCTTGAAAATACAGATCGAGATGCAAAGGCAGCGAATAGTATTTATTTGCTGAAGCATACCAATAAACCAGGAGTTTTAGTCGAAATCGGATTTCTATCCAACCCCCAGGAAGCAGCAAACCTGAGAGATGAAGCATATCAGGAGGAAGTAGCTGCCTCGATTTACGAGGGCATGCTCCGATATTTTACAGATGAACAGAAGTTTTGGGAAAAATAA
- a CDS encoding Mrp/NBP35 family ATP-binding protein, with translation MLTEAKVRESLKDIKEPFLHKTLEEINAIEEIKIKEEKNHVSVKIAIAKTGTAEQLQLQTEIVNILKGAGAASVGLRFSELPAEVLSKFQTAAPEEEEGLLSPNNQTTFIAIASGKGGVGKSTVSVNLAVSLARLGKKVGLVDADIYGFSVPDMMGITKRPVVRGERIIPVERHGVKVISMGFFVEDNAPIIWRGPMLGKMLNSFFNEVEWGELDYLLLDLPPGTGDVALDVHTMLPSCKEIIVTTPHPTAAFVAARAGAMALRTEHEILGVIENMSYFESKLTEEKEYVFGQGGGEKLADELNTQLLGKLPLGQPTWNEEDFAPSIYQEDDKIGAIYTNIAQQVVQMLEK, from the coding sequence ATGTTAACTGAAGCTAAGGTGCGAGAAAGCTTAAAAGACATTAAGGAACCATTTTTACATAAAACACTCGAAGAGATCAATGCCATCGAAGAAATCAAGATTAAAGAAGAGAAGAACCATGTAAGCGTTAAAATAGCTATCGCGAAAACAGGTACAGCCGAGCAGCTGCAGTTGCAGACTGAAATTGTCAATATTTTAAAAGGCGCTGGAGCGGCATCTGTAGGCCTGCGCTTCTCTGAACTTCCTGCAGAAGTACTCTCTAAATTCCAGACAGCGGCTCCTGAAGAAGAGGAAGGCCTGCTTTCTCCTAATAACCAAACAACATTCATCGCAATCGCAAGCGGAAAAGGCGGAGTGGGCAAGTCAACTGTATCCGTGAACCTTGCTGTCTCTCTTGCGCGTTTAGGCAAAAAGGTCGGACTTGTGGATGCAGACATCTATGGTTTCAGTGTTCCGGACATGATGGGCATCACGAAGCGCCCGGTAGTAAGAGGAGAAAGAATCATCCCTGTTGAAAGACATGGAGTAAAAGTCATCTCTATGGGATTCTTTGTAGAAGATAATGCACCAATCATCTGGCGGGGGCCAATGCTTGGAAAAATGCTGAACAGCTTCTTCAATGAAGTCGAGTGGGGAGAATTGGATTACCTCCTATTGGACTTGCCTCCAGGAACAGGGGATGTGGCATTGGATGTGCACACTATGCTGCCGTCATGTAAAGAGATCATCGTCACCACCCCTCACCCAACGGCTGCATTCGTTGCTGCGCGTGCAGGTGCAATGGCCCTTAGAACAGAACATGAAATTCTTGGTGTCATCGAAAACATGTCCTACTTTGAAAGCAAGCTGACTGAGGAAAAAGAATATGTCTTTGGACAAGGCGGCGGCGAAAAGCTGGCGGACGAGCTCAATACACAGCTATTAGGAAAGCTGCCATTAGGCCAGCCGACATGGAATGAGGAAGACTTTGCTCCATCCATCTATCAGGAAGACGATAAGATTGGCGCAATTTATACGAATATTGCCCAGCAAGTCGTTCAAATGCTTGAAAAATAA
- the gerD gene encoding spore germination lipoprotein GerD has product MKKIMKIILPASFLLLAAGCASPAESAGGQVDYEETKKMVVDILKTDDGKKAIQEVMGDDGMKEKLIMDQPVVIDTVEKTMTSEKGMEFWKKSFEDPKFAESVAKSMKKENEKLLKDLMKDPEYKGMMIEVMKDPELEKELTNVLKSKEYREHLQKIMTETFESPLFKAKLQALIVKAAEEMPTQKSEEGAEEGSGGSGGGGGAESGGGSGGQ; this is encoded by the coding sequence ATGAAGAAAATCATGAAGATTATACTCCCTGCTTCCTTTTTACTTTTAGCTGCCGGTTGCGCTTCTCCAGCCGAGTCAGCAGGGGGGCAAGTCGATTATGAAGAAACAAAGAAAATGGTTGTCGACATCCTGAAGACTGACGATGGCAAAAAAGCGATTCAGGAAGTCATGGGTGACGACGGCATGAAGGAAAAGCTAATAATGGACCAGCCGGTCGTAATTGATACAGTTGAAAAGACAATGACCTCCGAGAAAGGCATGGAGTTTTGGAAAAAATCCTTCGAGGACCCAAAATTCGCTGAGAGCGTCGCAAAAAGCATGAAGAAAGAAAATGAAAAATTGTTGAAGGACCTGATGAAGGATCCAGAATACAAGGGCATGATGATTGAAGTCATGAAGGATCCTGAACTTGAAAAGGAATTAACTAACGTCCTCAAAAGCAAAGAATACCGGGAGCATCTACAAAAAATCATGACCGAAACCTTTGAAAGCCCACTATTCAAAGCCAAACTTCAGGCATTGATCGTTAAGGCTGCTGAGGAAATGCCAACCCAAAAGTCTGAGGAAGGCGCAGAAGAAGGCAGCGGTGGTTCTGGCGGCGGAGGCGGTGCGGAATCAGGCGGCGGTTCCGGAGGTCAGTAA